From Malassezia restricta chromosome VIII, complete sequence, the proteins below share one genomic window:
- a CDS encoding ribosomal RNA-processing protein 7 has protein sequence MQEIHGFRVLPVTYDEGVQHYMYIRAHVSAQQDTKYPAGRTLFVVNIPPDATQQAMRDLFRKAGTVEAVDVRRASDEEQPPADGPPAVEPLPPMEPADAYVATCSNAHVVFLDASSLDRALKLPARFQTKPYKWQCERMQGLSYLIERYRRHRPPHEAVKKHVDTAVARYSWIRAHPQWLMEQRARGDTTTSVGVGIKAAGVGENGELLDEDGFVIVQRGNKYGRSGGEDNTFGAMTPAFEEELRQHPEKKKARELEDFYRFQFREKKRQQFASLRAQFEADKQKIAQRKASVRFKPY, from the coding sequence ATGCAGGAGATCCACGGTTTTCGTGTGCTGCCTGTCACCTATGATGAGGGTGTGCAGCACTATATGTATATACGCGCACATGTGAGCGCGCAGCAAGATACCAAGTACCCTGCTGGGCGCACGCTCTTTGTCGTGAATATCCCACCAGACGCGACGCAGCAAGCTATGCGGGACTTGTTCCGCAAGGCCGGCACGGTcgaggccgtcgacgtgcgccgtgCGAGTGACGAAGAGCAGCCGCCTGCGGATGGACCGCCAGCCGTCGAGCCGCTACCGCCGATGGAGCCTGCTGATGCCTATGTAGCGACATGTTCGAACGCACATGTCGTCTTTCTGGATGCATCGTCATTGGATCGCGCTCTCAAGTTGCCTGCTCGTTTTCAGACCAAGCCGTACAAGTGGCAGTGCGAGCGAATGCAAGGACTGTCGTACTTGATCGAACGGTACCGCCGGCACCGACCGCCCCACGAGGCGGTCAAGAAGCACGTCGATACAGCCGTGGCGAGGTACTCTTGGATTCGAGCGCATCCTCAGTGGCTGATGGAACAGCGTGCGCGAGGAGATACGACGACGAGTGTGGGTGTGGGTATCAAGGCCGCGGGTGTCGGAGAAAatggcgagctgctggacgaggatgGCTTTGTGatcgtgcagcgcggcaaCAAGTATGGTCGGTCGGGAGGCGAGGACAATACGTTTGGCGCCATGACACCGGCGTTTGAAGAGGAGCTGCGGCAGCATCCAGAAAAGAAAAAGGCGCGGGAACTGGAAGATTTTTACCGGTTTCAGTTCCGCGAGAAGAAGCGGCAGCAGTTTGCTtcgctgcgtgcgcagtTCGAAGCAGACAAGCAAAAGATTGCGCAGCGCAAAGCCTCAGTCCGTTTCAAGCCTTATTGA
- a CDS encoding mitochondrial import inner membrane translocase subunit TIM50, translated as MMLGALSIAARSHRTPTVRLASLALRTYSTRPHEDAATAPKKDEEPEPLRKGIQLDIDASSLVDAQSISAPEEEGSSKKRTNAKARSDAPGASDGWARVRTQLSIAGALLFAAGTVWMLGRDLDEKEHEIFHGQEGLDSFLGRLRLRFKQLTNSMTEPKWEVLLPDPLPYPYSRPYTLVLDLDQLLVASSWSPAHGWRTAKRPGLDYFLGYLSQWYEIVLFTTQTFAQLEPVLDKLDPDRRYIAYQLFMESCRLHNGKLVKDIRHLNRDPRKVIMIDINPDHVSLQPENAIVMQPWKGDKNDRELLGLVSFLDAIGIYGVSDVRTTLKAYEGKYIPVEYPKSEMLSKQRQEEEWRAKKQHSGGLTSMFGSVRPGSTGSEPPTSFLDSERKRFLQGYLEDQKFWRVNGETLRKQMREEQEKQMKEMSMSAWDGLSQLFRGPPPPPETAASASDSPQPATP; from the coding sequence ATGATGCTGGGAGCATTGAGCATCGCAGCCCGATCGCATCGCACGCCGACTGTGCGACTCGCATCGCTGGCCCTGCGCACGTATTCGACGCGCCCACATGAAGACGCTGCTACGGCACCCAAAAAGGACGAAGAGCCTGAGCCCCTCCGCAAGGGCATCCAGCTCGACATTGATGCATCCTCGCTGGTAGATGCACAGTCCATCTCCGCACCTGAAGAAGAGGGCTCCTCGAAAAAGCGCACGaatgccaaggcgcgctcCGATGCACCTGGCGCTTCCGACGGATGGGCCCGTGTTCGGACGCAGCTTTCGATCGCAGGCGCGCTGTTGTTTGCAGCCGGCACCGTGTGGATGCTGGGACGCGACCTGGATGAGAAGGAGCACGAGATCTTCCATGGACAGGAAGGACTCGATTCTTTCCTGGGTCGTTTGCGGCTGCGCTTCAAACAGCTCACGAACAGTATGACGGAGCCCAAGTGGGAGGTGCTCTTGCCTGACCCGCTTCCGTACCCATACTCGCGCCCATACACGCTGGTGCTGGACCTGGAtcagctgctcgtcgcATCCTCGTGGTCCCCAGCGCACGGATGGCGCACAGCCAAGCGTCCCGGTCTGGACTACTTCCTGGGGTACCTGTCCCAATGGTACGAAATTGTGCTATTCACTACCCAGACCTTTGCGCAACTCGAGCCTGTCCTGGACAAGCTGGACCCTGATCGCCGCTACATTGCTTATCAGCTCTTCATGGAAAGCTGCCGCCTCCATAACGGTAAGCTCGTCAAGGATATTCGGCACCTGAACCGCGACCCGAGAAAGGTCATTATGATTGATATCAACCCTGATCATGTGTCTCTGCAACCAGAAAATGCCATTGTCATGCAGCCTTGGAAGGGCGACAAGAACGATCGCGAGCTGCTTGGTCTCGTGTCGTTCCTGGATGCCATCGGTATCTACGGTGTGAGCgatgtgcgcacgacgctcaaGGCCTACGAGGGCAAGTACATTCCGGTGGAGTACCCCAAGAGCGAGATGCTGTCCAAGCAACGCCAGGAGGAGGAGTGGCGTGCCAAGAAGCAGCACAGTGGTGGCCTGACCAGCATGTTTGGCAGTGTGAGGCCAGGCTCCACGGGCAGCGAGCCGCCCACGTCGTTCCTGGACTCGGAGCGCAAGCGCTTCTTGCAGGGGTACCTTGAAGACCAAAAATTCTGGCGCGTGAATGGCGAGACCCTGCGGAAGCAGATGCGCGAAGAGCAGGAAAAGCAAATGAAGGAAATGTCCATGTCCGCCTGGGACGGTCTCTCTCAGCTCTTCCGCGGcccaccaccgccgcccgagacggcggcctcggccagcgaCTCGCCTCAGCCGGCCACGCCATAG
- a CDS encoding peptidyl-tRNA hydrolase domain 1, with the protein MAAAPPLVMQLIVDRELIKSGWSMGPMMAQAAHASTAIVVQTRDRKDTQDYVSEANLAHMHKIVLQAPKNVTLTDLSSQLHAAESDPSMPPHYLWTEQPENVPTCLAMAPNRKPAVLTALLKKCTLLRS; encoded by the exons atggcagcggcgcctccTTTGGTCATGCAGCTCATTGTAGACCGCGAACTGATCAAG TCGGGCTGGTCGATGGGGCCCATGATGGCACAggctgcgcatgcatcgacggcg ATTGTCGTTCAGACCCGTGATCGGAAGGACACGCAAGACTACGTGAGTGAGGCGAATCTCGCTCACATGCACAAAAtcgtgctgcaggcgcCCAAGAATGTGACCCTGACGGACCTGTCCAGCCAACTTCATGCAGCCGAGTCCGATCCGTCGATGCCGCCCCACTATCTCTGGACCGAGCAGCCAGAAAACGTACCGACGTGCCTCGCCATGGCCCCGAACCGAAAGCCGGCCGTCCTGACCGCTCTCCTCAAAAAATGTACATTGCTGCGCAGCTAA
- a CDS encoding putative methyltransferase, whose product MTNDASGPTLHPSFGHPGSCFVYRPKAVNAKEPDADAPAIPIMVPETAIYMLFAHRQWRAGMLLADAIYTHAFDLEDKCVLELGAGTGLPSLTAAICAKARKVVVTDYEDETIIATLRANARYTKEINHDMAPLQVAGHTWGSRMDDVLDLLPPTHSHFDVVVLADCVWERFSHDILLRSIKDLLSRSKDARIYMVAGLHTGRSTLVHFFRHALAIGLCLVPVPPADVWPTCPQETTALPGSEHIMELEVGGTWDEHETPYLTGQRRPFLLHRGSPDQEDEPIQVRNHWLTVSCMAWAATEATP is encoded by the coding sequence ATGACGAACGACGCGTCGGGGCCTACGTTGCATCCGTCCTTTGGGCACCCGGGTTCGTGTTTCGTGTATCGGCCTAAGGCTGTCAATGCGAAAGAACCTGAcgctgatgcgcctgcgATACCCATCATGGTGCCGGAAACGGCTATCTATATGCTCTTTGCGCATCGACAGTGGCGCGCCGGCATGCTTCTAGCTGATGCCATATATACGCATGCCTTCGATCTGGAGGACAAGTGCGTGCTGGAGCTGGGCGCTGGAACTGGCCTTCCCTCGCTTACAGCGGCGATCTGTGCGAAAGCGCGCAAAGTCGTGGTCACAGACTATGAAGACGAGACGATCATTgccacgctgcgtgcgaatGCCCGGTACACGAAGGAAATCAATCACGACATGGCACCATTGCAGGTCGCAGGACACACATGGGGAAGTCGCATGGACGACGTACTGGATCTGCTCCCGCCGACGCATTCGCATTTTGACGTGGTGGTGCTCGCCGACTGCGTTTGGGAACGATTTTCGCACGACATACTCCTCCGCTCGATCAAGGACCTACTTTCTCGATCGAAAGACGCACGCATTTACATGGTCGCTGGACTACATACGGGTCGAAGTACGCTGGTGCACTTTTTCCGGCATGCCTTGGCCATAGGACTCTGTCTCGTACCAGTGCCGCCAGCCGACGTGTGGCCCACATGCCCGCAGGAGACGACGGCTTTGCCTGGCAGCGAGCACATCATGGAGCTCGAGGTCGGTGGCACCTGGGACGAGCATGAGACACCGTACCTGACGGGCCAACGCCGGCCGTTTTTGCTGCATCGCGGCTCGCCAGATCAGGAGGACGAGCCGATCCAGGTTCGGAATCACTGGCTCACTGTATCGTGTATGGCTTGGGCCGCTACGGAAGCCACTCCTTAG
- a CDS encoding acetylornithine aminotransferase: MSGAVQEVRRHLLKLAQTWPKDPLRPSMDFGEAIRRATEAELTGPQAKRHLAESRKSLAALERIRTSESLREYPTPRHILQPASSPSHYAQLVETMNRITRGQSVKPTMAQRVRRFFGLPVH; encoded by the coding sequence ATGTCGGGCGCCGTGCAAGAAGTCCGCCGACACCTGCTCAAGCTGGCTCAGACATGGCCCAAGGACCCGCTGCGTCCTAGCATGGACTTTGGTGAGGCCATACGACGTGCCACCGAGGCCGAGCTCACGGGTCCTCAGGCGAAGCGCCATTTGGCCGAGTCGCGCAAATCactcgcggcgctggagcgcatCCGCACGAGTGAGAGCCTGCGCGAGTATCCTACGCCCCGCCATATCCTGCAGCCTGCGTCGTCACCGAGCCACTatgcgcagctcgtcgagacCATGAACCGAATCACACGTGGCCAATCTGTCAAGCCCACAATGGcacagcgcgtgcgccgcttttTCGGCCTTCCTGTACACTAA
- a CDS encoding ribosome biogenesis ATPase, producing the protein MNAAITGAWGKQRSRISLNHEIPPGSAAAAALAREENKPADEAQAASDDAGPSDKRDKSAKRKARSVRDSVSKRGKKAADADKYAAPTTRLRDIGGMSHAMEKALELVAMPLCHPEIYAHTGVTPPRGVLFHGPPGCGKTMMAGALAGELDVPFLSISAPSIVSGTSGESEKALRDTFDEAQSIAPCILFIDEIDAITPKRETAQREMERRIVAQLLTCLDELAWEKNEGRPVMVLGATNRPDAIDPALRRAGRFDHEIALGVPDEQGREQILQVLCAKMRLAGDFNVKYLAKRTPGYVGADLTSLTAAAGVIAVKRIFQHLRDADDAMQCEEPPQEMTSDETHIVTGPAFLEGLPESVQSSSIAMFLKRFPHPLPDAQLEQLAIMNDDFLEALKVVQPSSKREGFATVPDVTWDDIGALHQIREELSMAVVQPIRRPELFRALGVSASCGVLLWGPPGCGKTLLAKAVANESRANFISVKGPELLNKYVGESEKAVRQVFARARASSPCVIFFDELDALVPRRDDTLSEASARVVNTLLTELDGLESRVQTYVIAATNRPDMIDPAMCRPGRLDRLLYVDLPSPEERLDILQALTKASPLATEPGASPAYQPVQLDDIAYDHRADGYSGADLASLVREAAISALREKLVSPLHYPEDNEPVERVMMYQIHFWHAFDRVQPSVTAEQRLKYEALRGRLAAGVTRRT; encoded by the coding sequence ATGAACGCTGCGATTACGGGTGCGTGGGGCAAGCAGCGTTCGCGCATTTCGCTGAATCATGAAATTCCTCCGGGatctgcagctgcagctgctttAGCGCGTGAAGAGAACAAGCCCGCAGACGAAGCTCAAGCGGCCTCTGACGACGCTGGACCCTCTGACAAGCGAGACAAGAGCGCGAAGCGAAAGGCACGGTCTGTGCGGGACTCAGTCTCAAAGCGTGGAAAGAAGGCGGCGGATGCGGACAAGTACGCTGCTCCTACTACGCGCTTGCGTGATATAGGTGGTATGTCGCATGCCATGGAAAAAGCTCTTGAGCTGGTGGCTATGCCTTTGTGTCACCCGGAAATATATGCGCATACGGGCGTCACTCCGCCTCGCGGTGTGTTGTTCCACGGCCCACCTGGCTGTGGTAAAACTATGATGGCTGGAGCACTGGCGGGGGAGCTGGACGTACCGTTTTTATCGATCAGTGCGCCATCGATTGTGTCTGGCACGTCGGGTGAGTCGGAAaaggcgctgcgcgacacgtTTGACGAAGCGCAAAGCATTGCACCGTGTATTCTATTTATTGATGAGATTGATGCCATTACGCCTAAGCGTGAGACGGCCCAGCGTGAAATGGAGCGGCGTATTGTCGCACAGCTGTTGACGTGtctggacgagctggcgTGGGAAAAAAATGAGGGCCGACCTGTGATGGTGCTTGGTGCGACAAATCGACCGGATGCTATTGATCCAGCACTgcgacgtgctgggcgcTTTGATCATGAGATTGCGCTGGGTGTGCCCGACGAGCAGGGGCGCGAACAGATTCTACAAGTGCTTTGTGCCAAGATGCGCCTCGCAGGCGACTTTAATGTCAAGTATTTGGCCAAGCGCACGCCTGGCTATGTGGGTGCGGACCTGACATCTCTCACGGCGGCCGCCGGTGTCATTGCTGTGAAGCGCATCTTTCAGCATCTGCGTGACGCGGATGATGCCATGCAATGCGAAGAGCCGCCGCAAGAAATGACATCAGACGAGACGCATATCGTGACAGGGCCGGCGTTTCTGGAAGGGCTCCCGGAGTCTGTGCAatcgtcgtcgatcgcCATGTTTTTGAAGCGATTCCCGCATCCGCTCCCTGATGCGCAGTTAGAGCAGTTGGCGATCATGAACGACGATTTTTTGGAGGCACTCAAAGTCGTGCAGCCGTCGTCCAAGCGGGAAGGCTTTGCTACGGTACCCGATGTCACATGGGACGATatcggcgcgctgcatcagATTCGTGAGGAGCTCAGCATGGCAGTCGTTCAGCCGATTCGGCGCCCTGAGCTCTTCCGTGCATTGGGTGTGAGCGCCAGCTGTGGCGTATTGCTGTGGGGGCCGCCAGGTTGTGGTAAGACCCTGCTGGCCAAGGCCGTCGCCAACGAGAGTCGCGCGAATTTTATCAGTGTCAAAGGCCCAGAGCTGCTGAACAAGTATGTGGGCGAGAGTGAAAAGGCCGTGCGTCAAGTGTTTGCCCGTGCGCGGGCGTCGTCCCCCTGTGTGATTTTCTTCGACGAACTGGATGCCTtggtgcctcgtcgagaCGACACGCTGTCAGAGGCGTCGGCTCGCGTTGTCAATACGCTGTTGACGGAACTGGATGGCCTCGAATCTCGTGTACAGACGTATGTGATTGCGGCGACGAACCGACCGGACATGATTGACCCGGCCATGTGCCGTCCTGGTCGCTTGGACCGCCTGCTCTACGTCGATTTGCCTTCGCCGGAAGAGCGCCTCGACATTCTCCAGGCGCTTACCAAGGCATCGCCTCTCGCTACGGAACCTGGCGCCTCGCCTGCGTACCAGCCGGTGCAGCTGGACGACATCGCATACGACCACCGCGCTGATGGCTACAGTGGTGCTGACTtggcgtcgctcgtgcgcgaagCGGCCATTTCCGCCTTGAGAGAAAAGCTGGTGTCACCTCTGCACTACCCAGAGGACAACGAGCCTGTGGAGCGCGTGATGATGTACCAAATCCACTTTTGGCACGCCTTTGACCGCGTGCAGCCCAGTGTGAcggccgagcagcgcctcaaGTACGAGGCCCTACGAGGCCGCCTGGCCGCGGGCgtcacgcgccgcacatAG
- a CDS encoding glyoxylate reductase, with amino-acid sequence MWWRGSVGQAVRRVSGRACYSTRPQVLLMDEVQLAKKDLERLSSHAEVLRNHTQSRDELIRAFSPGGPFAQVRGMYRHFGGARSIRVSGRFDQELVDALPETLKFIVHNGAGYDQLDVPALTRRGVQVANVPTVVNEATADTALFLLLGALRQFPRAMGHMQQGHFHRHFSFMEASDPEGLTLGIVGAGGIGRTLARKAAHALGMHVVYYNRHRLSDELETQGMPEGARMEYALSLDALLGQSDVVSLHCPLTPQTRHMIGAAQLARMPSHAILINTARGPIVDEAALVDALDRGIIAGAGLDVYENEPEVHPGLLRLATSKALLLPHVGTLSLQTQTDMEALCLRNLEHGLSTGRLLFTVKEQEGWDMSA; translated from the coding sequence ATGTGGTGGCGGGGAAGTGTAGGTCAGGCCGTGAGGCGAGTGTCTGGGCGTGCCTGCTACTCGACGCGGCCGCAGGTGCTGCTGATGGATGAGGTGCAGCTCGCCAAGAAGGATCTGGAGCGTCTGAGCTCGCACGCGGAAGTACTGCGCAACCACACCCAGAGCCGCGACGAGCTGATCCGGGCGTTTTCGCCGGGTGGTCCGTTTGCGCAAGTGCGCGGCATGTATCGACACTTTGGCGGAGCACGCTCGATCCGTGTGTCGGGCCGCTTTGATCAGGAGCTGGTGGACGCGCTCCCCGAGACACTCAAGTTTATCGTGCACAATGGTGCAGGCTACGACCAGCTGGATGTGCCTGCGCTTACACGGCGGGGAGTCCAGGTGGCCAATGTGCCCACGGTCGTGAATGAAGCCACGGCTGATACGGCCCTGTTCCTGCTGCTGGGTGCGCTGCGTCAGTTCCCCCGGGCTATGGGCCACATGCAGCAAGGCCACTTTCACCGGCATTTTTCGTTCATGGAAGCCAGTGATCCCGAGGGACTGACGCTTGGCATCGTCGGTGCGGGCGGGATTGGACGCACGCTTGCACGcaaggcggcgcatgctctTGGTATGCACGTCGTGTACTACAACCGCCACCGCCTTAGTGATGAGCTCGAGACCCAGGGCATGCCTGAGGGCGCACGCATGGAGTATGCGCTCTCTCTCGACGCGCTACTGGGGCAGAGTGACGTTGTGAGTCTGCACTGTCCGCTGACGCCACAAACGCGCCACATGATCGGCGCCGCTCAGCTCGCACGTATGCCGTCGCACGCCATCCTCATCAACACGGCGCGGGGTCccatcgtcgacgaggcggctCTGGTGGACGCGCTTGACCGCGGCATCATTGCCGGCGCTGGACTGGACGTGTATGAAAACGAGCCCGAAGTGCACCCAGGTCTGCTACGCCTCGCCACGAGCAAGGCATTGTTGTTGCCACATGTCGGCACGCTGTCTCTGCAGACCCAGACGGATATGGAGGCGTTGTGTCTACGGAATCTGGAGCACGGCCTGAGTACCGGGCGCCTTTTGTTCACGGTCAAGGAGCAAGAGGGATGGGATATGAGTGCATAG
- a CDS encoding trafficking protein particle complex subunit 4 produces MASLWIINKAGGLIFQSEHFDYPHQRNHEAELTSNDYLILAGTLHGIHAITSRIVPAPDKESQGFHMLEAENFVMHVKMTETGTKFVLLAPTTQTNAAGILQRAYELYVEHVMKNPFYIAEMPIRVEAFDREMHLLLR; encoded by the coding sequence ATGGCATCGCTGTGGATCATCAACAAGGCTGGCGGGCTTATATTCCAGTCGGAGCACTTTGACTATCCGCATCAACGGAACCATGAAGCTGAACTGACATCGAATGATTATCTGATTCTCGCAGgcacgctgcatggcatACACGCGATCACCTCGCGGATTGTGCCGGCGCCCGACAAGGAGAGTCAGGGCTtccacatgctcgaggcagAGAATTTTGTGATGCATGTCAAAATGACCGAGACAGGGACCAAATTTGTGCTACTAGCGCCTACGACGCAAACGAATGCAGCTGGTATTTTGCAGCGAGCGTACGAGCTCTATGTCGAGCATGTGATGAAGAACCCCTTTTACATCGCCGAGATGCCGATTCGTGTTGAGGCCTTTGATCGAGAGATGCATCTTCTTCTCCGGTAG
- a CDS encoding actin related protein 2/3 complex, subunit 3 — MPAYHSSYNDEPNVRQIAGVSILPLNSKIRGPAPLPVDPSRPDIVDEAIDLFRANSLFRNFEIKGGADRALIYLILFISDCLTRIAASPSWSQNEALKHLSSHAVDAFALPGDAHFPLSTLYSVPSSRADADTLRQYLTQARQEVVLRLLDKMYVDDVPSRWWLAFSKRKFMGKSLS; from the exons ATGCCTGCGTATCACTCTTCCTACAATGACGAGCCGAATGTGCGGCAGATAGCGGGTGTGTCGATTCTTCCGCTGAATTCCAAGATTCGGGGGCCAGCGCCTCTGCCGG TCGATCCATCGCGACCTGATATtgtcgacgaggccattGATCTCTTCCGCGCGAACTCGCTTTTCCGGAACTTTGAGATCAAGGGAGGCGCCGACCGTGCTTTGATTTACTTGATTTTGTTCATTTCAGACTGTCTGACACGCATCGCTGCGTCGCCCTCGTGGAGTCagaacgaggcgctcaaGCACTTGTCGTCGCACGCGGTGGATGCCTTTGCTTTGCCTGGTGATGCCCACTTTCCCCTGAGTACGCTGTACTCGGTGCCCAGCAGCCGTGCGGACGCCGATACACTGCGCCAATACCTCACGCAAGCACGCCAGGAGgtggtgctgcgcctgttGGACAAAATGtacgtggacgacgtgccgagTCGGTGGTGGCTCGCGTTTAGCAAGCGAAAATT CATGGGCAAGAGCCTTTCGTAG
- a CDS encoding small subunit ribosomal protein S35 gives MSRALACARVHTRAMHTSVRCAKEDITKEMNYVLRKDTMPLQQLPKYRFDDVSTVGHMRLQKERQMLKYYRLLANEFPKLKELHVPFTPPPPSSFLTFKFTHYQGEEHPDTSKVVLTLAVKDLFDAKALSTSLAKHKFLLLAGPRWQPPHTALVQRWNDALAQGPDALEALCQGEGDLGSVKIASQSFPNEAQNMKWCSDVLDRMVSESHAEPALHDVPLDVRPYTSSNARGGRKSRPTKHDFPKEWLP, from the coding sequence ATGTCTCGAGCGCTGGCGTGTGCCCGCGtgcacacgcgcgccatgcacacCAGTGTGCGATGCGCGAAAGAAGATATCACGAAGGAAATGAACTACGTCCTGCGAAAAGACACCATGCCACTCCAGCAACTGCCCAAGTATCGCTTCGACGATGTCTCTACTGTCGGTCATATGCGTCTGCAAAAGGAGCGCCAAATGCTCAAATACTATCGTCTCTTGGCCAACGAGTTCCCCAAGCTGAAGGAATTGCATGTACCGTTTACCCCCCCACCACCCTCATCTTTCCTTACTTTCAAGTTCACACACTATCAGGGCGAAGAACATCCTGATACAAGCAAAGTCGTACTTACCTTGGCCGTAAAAGATCTATTCGACGCCAAGGCACTCTCTACATCGCTAGCTAAGCACAAGTTCCTGCTGCTAGCCGGCCCGCGCTGGCAACCACCGCACACGGCGTTGGTCCAGCGCTGGAACGACGCTCTCGCACAAGGCCCGGACgcactcgaggcgctgtgccaggGTGAGGGCGATCTGGGCTCGGTCAAAATCGCCTCGCAATCCTTTCCGAATGAGGCACAAAATATGAAGTGGTGCagcgatgtgctggaccGCATGGTATCTGAATCCCATGCCGAGCcggcgctgcacgacgtgccgtTGGATGTGCGTCCGTACACTTCATCCAATGCGCGAGGCGGTCGTAAGAGTCGGCCCACCAAACACGACTTCCCTAAGGAGTGGCTTCCGTAG
- a CDS encoding translation initiation factor 3 subunit M: MRPDLVAVLSDSTLRELTDECTILISRSFPEEQRGEWIDALGKEASQVDELADAASAIAPARELVGKLVKSTPGMIECTDRELEGLYNLLTTLLLRYYQPEEAPLEDLLMHMVHAIGDAQSPTAMERSVIKYRILANMFNMLPPPSPLRRRVFEVLLALVSANDDMDFLETALQSVPHWLAQWDVSVQEKHECLSRIAEALVAPECGPSYNDKAYEFELLHLRFISAEPSLTNEVRHAAAERAIAHILRLPKLYEMEELLHVPVTLELASSPVLSLLKIMVGGSRTDFESWAQTSEAQDAMRRLQLNEEQLLHKMRLLDLASLCARSVSAEVSYEDLAQALHVPVDEVESWVIDVIRAGLVSGKLSQVQRTFRVYRSTYRSFEKAQWEALEQRLTRWQGSIQTLLNTMDQARTQMPAALVTEQAHEASEA, encoded by the coding sequence ATGCGTCCGGATCTTGTCGCCGTCCTGAGCGACAGCACGCTCCGTGAACTCACAGATGAGTGCACGATCTTGATATCCCGCTCCTTTCCCGAGGAGCAGCGTGGGGAGTGGATCGATGCCCTCGGCAAGGAGGCTTCTCAGGTGGATGAGTTGGCCGACGCCGCTTCTGCCATCGCACCAGCCCGCGAGCTCGTGGGCAAGTTGGTCAAGTCGACACCTGGTATGATTGAATGCACGGACCGTGAGCTAGAGGGTCTGTACAATTTGCTCACGACGCTTCTGCTTCGGTATTACCAGCCGGAGGAGGCTCCCTTGGAAGATCTTCTCATGCACATGGTCCATGCCATCGGCGATGCACAGTCACCCACGGCTATGGAGCGCAGTGTGATCAAGTACCGAATCCTTGCCAATATGTTCAACATGCTaccgccgccgtcgccgctgcgccgtcgcgtgTTCGAAGTTCTCTTGGCACTCGTCTCGGCGAATGACGATATGGACTTTTTAGAGACTGCCTTGCAGTCTGTCCCCCATTGGCTTGCTCAGTGGGACGTATCTGTGCAGGAGAAGCACGAATGCCTGAGCCGCATTGCCGAGGCCCTCGTCGCGCCAGAGTGCGGTCCCTCCTACAATGACAAGGCATACGAGTTTGAGCTTCTACACTTGCGTTTCATCTCTGCAGAGCCCTCTCTGACGAACGAGGTGCGTCATGCAGCCGCTGAACGTGCTATTGCCCATATCCTGCGCCTTCCCAAGCTGTATGAAATGGAAGAGCTCTTGCACGTGCCTGTGACGCTCGAACTCGCTTCCTCCCCGGTCCTTTCTCTGCTCAAAATCATGGTCGGTGGCAGCCGCACGGACTTTGAGTCCTGGGCTCAGACGAGCGAGGCTCAGGATGCCATGCGTCGCCTGCAACTGAACgaggagcagctgctgcacaaaATGCGACTCCTAGACCTGGCTTCGTTGTGTGCTCGCAGCGTCTCGGCGGAAGTCTCGTACGAGGACCTGGCACAGGCACTCCATGTGCCCGTCGACGAGGTCGAGAGCTGGGTGATTGACGTGATTCGCGCAGGTCTCGTGTCGGGCAAGCTGTCGCAAGTGCAGCGCACGTTCCGTGTGTACCGCTCGACATACCGCTCGTTTGAAAAAGCCCAGTgggaggcgctcgagcagcgcctcacACGGTGGCAAGGCAGCATTCAGACGCTGCTCAACACGATGGATCAGGCACGCACACAAATGCCCGCCGCGCTGGTGACGGAGCAGGCCCACGAAGCGAGCGAAGCGTAG